TACATACTCTGACATTTTTGTTTGTCCTAGAGCCGCCACTGTTTCCCCACCGCCCACCAAACCGAAAGCATGGCCAGTTGAACGAGCGGCAATCGCCATCGCAATATTTAAAGTGCCGGCGCTATAAGCGCGCTCTTCAAAATAGCCCATCGGACCATTCCAAACAATTGTTTGCGCTTCTTTAATGTACTCACCAAAAATCCGAATCGTTTCCGGACCGATATCTAAAATCGTGTCGGTCGGACTTACTTTTTCCACCGCCAACACCTGGGCCTGCCCCTTCTCATTTTTTACCACCACATCAATTGGCAAAATAATATCAGCCGCCACTTCCCCTTTCTTGAAGAAAACTTCAAGCTCGGACAACTGATCTTCATCAACTAAAGACTGCCCTACTTCCAAACCGGAAAATTTAAAAAAATTATTGGCCAAGGCGCCGCCGATTAATACTTTACGAGCAGAAGCCCTTAACTTTTTAATTAAAGGCAATTTAGTGGTAATCTTGGCTCCACCCATCACAACGACTAAAGGCTGAGTTGGTTCTAAAATTTTATCTAACGCTTCAATTTCACCAACTAACTGAAGCCCTTGGTAATTTGGCAGAAGTCGACGAAGGGCCGACACAGAAGCTTGCTGGC
This window of the Candidatus Parcubacteria bacterium genome carries:
- a CDS encoding phosphoglycerate kinase (Derived by automated computational analysis using gene prediction method: Protein Homology. GO_component: GO:0005737 - cytoplasm [Evidence IEA]; GO_function: GO:0004618 - phosphoglycerate kinase activity [Evidence IEA]; GO_function: GO:0005524 - ATP binding [Evidence IEA]; GO_process: GO:0006096 - glycolytic process [Evidence IEA]); this encodes MKLNSIKNLKKIKGQRVLVRVDFNVPLKDGEITDDYRLQAALPTLEFLLSQGARVILLAHLGDPAGEIVPELSLKPIVARLSELLKRPVIFVKETVGYRADEAVASLKDGEVLLLENLRFNKGEYQDDSKFAKKLAAYGDVYINEAFSVSHRQQASVSALRRLLPNYQGLQLVGEIEALDKILEPTQPLVVVMGGAKITTKLPLIKKLRASARKVLIGGALANNFFKFSGLEVGQSLVDEDQLSELEVFFKKGEVAADIILPIDVVVKNEKGQAQVLAVEKVSPTDTILDIGPETIRIFGEYIKEAQTIVWNGPMGYFEERAYSAGTLNIAMAIAARSTGHAFGLVGGGETVAALGQTKMSEYVDFISTGGGAMLSYLGGEKMPGLD